DNA from Alnus glutinosa chromosome 2, dhAlnGlut1.1, whole genome shotgun sequence:
tatcttacacaTATCTCATAAAGTTAACGTGATCGACAGTCATAACTAACCATTGGATcaatcattgttttttttttttaaaaaaaaaaaaaagaaaaaattaaagactgGACTGgagaaaattcttcaaatttagtttggagaaaatttatgtccttaatAAGTAATAGTTAGAATCTAATGGGCATTAAAAAAGagttttattttgagaaatactAAAATACTACACTTTTATCTCACTGGATTGATATGGCAATGTCCATTAaccataatctttttttttttttttttaataatgattgaTCCAAAGATTACTCGATAGTGCCGGACAAACAAGTAAAATGAGAATAAATTGGGAAGTAGTATCTAGTACATATTCATCAATGATTCAATGTCATTAAGCAATATTGGTGAAGCAAACCTTATGTGCATCATGCCTACATCACAAACCTAAAGCAATTACTATGTAGTACAGTACATTATACATAGGATTCATAGGAACCAACCTTTGCAGACATAAAAGATCAATGAATAGATTTATGTACACAAGGTGGCACACACATTTTCACAAGGAGTCACTTCTCTCTGTCCTTCTGAGTTTAGGACTCCTCGACGTATATGCGTCATTGTCAATAGAGGGACATGTACGCACACTCCAATAGGTATACTCACCTGCTCGCCTTACCTATGTGCCGCTCCGCTCCGCTCCAGCTTACATGGATTTTTTCTGAGGCTTAGTCCGCCGAGAGAATGGGCCAAGTCTTATTTATTGTTGTTTCTGCTTTTTAGAGTTTTGTGTTATATTTGTCGCCTTCTTGTAATTATTGTGTCGGTGAATGTAGCCCTTAGTAAAGAACCACGTAAATTTCTATGTTTGTGATTGCttgctctttttttcttattatttgcTTCTCGATCACTTGATTATGAGAAATAAGATTTAGGAAAAACTCTACTTATAACTACTGATCTTTTattagatttgaaaaaatgtacccaaattttaaaatgtgtcaatttATGGCATTCATTCTTCGacttttttgttcaatttcaaccatccgttagaattttttgttaaatcctatcaaaattctcaaaatacctctgtgcttaatttttaaaaaaatatacatataaaaaattttcaaagattcagataTGTGTATTGTTACAAactccgttaaattctgaccatttccttaaaaaaactggggtattttgaaaattttgacaggatttaacggaaaattctatcAGAAGGTtgagattggaaaaaaaaattgaagtacgGTTaccttaaattgatatttttttaagtttgagtaccttttttcaaaattgatgaaaaatcagtagttataagtgaaattctccctataatttatatatagctCGCACAAACATTTGGATAATAATTAATACTGACTGTGTTTCCATTTATTCAATCAGTTTAATGGAAATgttgttaattaattagcacAATACCTACTCTCTTTCCCAGTGTGCATGCACTTAGGAAATGCCAAGTGAGATACAGTCGAAACAGAGTCAAAGAAAAGGATATCAAGCTGTAGATTGTAGAAGCTTTAAAGGTTATCATTAATTAGCCTTTTTCCATGGAAGAAACCCCAGAACCCACCATATTGTCCCATCCTCTTGTGGGCATAAATGCATAATATGGCCCCATTCAGACTAGCTGTCCTCCCTGAAACCCATGTCTTTAGATCATTGGATGCAATGCATCTAGCTAGCTAGACTGCTTTTAATATGTTGTTCCAAAAGCTGTACCATGCATATGAGTTATTTTCAATCACTTCACGTACGATTGAATTGGCAAAATCcataaaattctttttatcCATTTACTTCTGGGACACCCTCTTGCTAATCCTATTATTGTTTGTATTCATTTGTCATCATTGTTGAGTGTCCGGTTGCCTCTCAGATGTAATCTGCATGTTTGCATCTGATGCATGGGATCATGGGAAGTCGTCATTGGTTCTTCAAAATAGTGCTGGAGGCCCAATAATTATTTGACAGAAccatatttttggattttcaaaaggaaatatatatatataaataagcaCATAACCCATCATGTAATTAATCaaatgtcaagaaaaatatacaGTTTGTACgaagtttttatttagttcttttccttcttcgttttttatctcttatttataacatgatatcaaaggccttgtttggtaagagagagaaaattctctcttctcctatttacttttctaaaaaacaatcgactttaaaatattctaattttgtattatatcaataattttttattactatttaaaaaaaaattaatacaatacaaaattttttcactttttcatataaattttttttatttaatttatatcacatctatcacttcttactactacccCCAACTCAcactcccttaccaaacaaggcgaAAGTGTAGATACGATCTTTGAAGACCCGCTCCTCAGTTTCAAGATCGAGCATCATGTTCAACCTCTTATTATTTCTATTAGATAATAGTGAAAAACAATATTCAAAATCGAAACATGCAAAATATATTCATAATGgcataaacataatcataaccAATATCATTTCATTTTATAATTTGCATGTCGTATTATCCACCTATAGCATTGGTTTTGTTAAGTGTATTGCCCCCACTTAACACTGAGTTTGCTAGTTGTATTCCTCATCTTAGCATTAGGTTTGTTAAGCGCATTACCCTCACTTAACGTACATTGGGTTTGTTAGTAGTATTCCCCCTCTTAGCATTGGGTTTGTTAAGCATATCGCCCTCACTTATAACTGAGTTTCCTAGTCATATTCCATCTCCTAACATTGGGTCGTTGAACGTATTCACCTTGCTCAACACCGGGtcattatataaaataaaaaaaaaaaaaaaaaaaaaaaggttctcaTAAAACTTTATCATTTGTAAAACTGATATttacatttcatttttcataaatcTTTATTCACTATAAAATTGGtctttccatttcatttctCACACTTCCTTTGAAAACTTTtctttaaattcatatttttgtaAACCATGTAAGGCACAATGAAATATATGATAGCATATATGAACATACTTAAATTTCAAGGCTCAATATCACAAATAAATTATGCACATACCACATGGCATGTAAAATAGATTTAATAGTCagtgaaaaaattttacttatgaCTTGTTAATCCTCCGGCTTATACCTTTTCGATAcgtatttgtattttatttagcATCCAAACAATCTCGTTTGGACCACCAACCAAGCTCTCCTAGTCTAAGCCCATATCACCACCTCGGCCGGACGTGATCCGAATGATACTTTAACCAAGGCCTACTGGCCAGAGTCTCATTCGAATTGCTTTCAGTGTCATTTGGATGAAATTTACTTCGAAAATTCACTCCAACTCATTAGCTAAGACTTCAAAATTAATCCTTTCACTCACACAACTTTTAGCAACCGAGTATGCACACTAGAATGCTAACTTTTACATAACAAAATgagataacttcacaaaagggtatcgtaCTATACTTCGTTTTGAGATAATGGTACTGAACTATCAAACTTCTCAAACTAGTGTATCAaagttttcaaacgtctcacttaatggtactctgttaagatttgttgttaaatcctggcaaaatttctaaaataccccagtgtttattttttaaaaaaaaattataaaaattttcaaagattcaggcatttttttttttttttgcaaattccgttaaattctaaccaacatctaaattctagcattttttttttctaaaaaaaaaaatgaggggtatttttggattttggacaggatttaatagcaaatcctaacggagtacccttaagtgagacattTGAAAATTTGGATACACTAGTTTAAGAGGTtgatagttcagtacccttatctcaaaacgacgtATAGTTCGATaacattttgtgaagttatcccgaACAAAATCATCTTTATCTCCATCAACAACAACTCTTCCAACAACACAATCTTTTAGCAACACTAACAAAAACATAACAACACTAAAAATAGCTGATAACAACAATAACTACaagaactaataataaaaaatgaagaatgaaAGGGTTAGAGAGTACACCTCTTGTAGCCTTTAATCTTTCCTTTAGCACCTCCCCACTCTAGAATCTCACTTTCTCACCAAAATACAAGCCTTTCCACTCTCATCTCTTGGTTTTCTTAGCCTCTCGACGTAAGGAAATGAAATATTGTAACTTTCTCACAACGGGTGGCTTTTAAATAGACAAAATCTCGGGTACTGTTCAAACTTGCTTGGACGAGCTATTAGTCTCGTTCGGATGAGCTCGAGTCAGAACCAATAAACGTGAGTCTTGTCAACCACGTCGCTTGTTCGAAAGGATCATCCCTCTTGTCCGAACATGCTTCATGCATATTCGTTTCTAAATCGTTACAGGCTGCCTCGTTCGATTAAATCCGCACGTGAGTGAATCTTGGTCATTGACGAGTTGCTCATCTGAAAGGATCATCCCTTTCGTTCGAACGTGATTCATGCAGACTCGTTTCTAAACTGTTACAGGCTGCCTTGTTTGGACAAAAGCAATTCTCGCCCAACCGAGGTGTTTTGTCCTAGCATTTTTAAGTTCTAAAGTCAAAATTTTGACTTCCAATTGACCTAAAACCCATTAGGTCATAAAACTGTATCATTTGTAAAACTGATCTTTACACTTCATTTCTCATAAATCTTTATTCGCTATAAATTTGGTCTTCTCACACTTCCTTTGAAAACGTTtctttaaattcatatttttttaaaccatgTAAAGCATAATGAAATATATGATAGCATATATTAACATACTTAAATTTCAAGGCTCAATATCACAAATAAATTATGCATATACCTCATGGCATGTAAAACAGATTTAATAGTCGGTGAGAAAGTTTTACTTATCACTTGTTAATCTTCCGACTTATACCTTTTCTGTACGTATTTGCATTATTTATAGCATCCAAACAATCTTGTTTGGACCACCAACCGAGCTCTCCTAGTCTAAGCCCATATCACCACCTTGGCCAAATGTGATCCAAATGATACTTTAGCTGAGGCCTACTGGCTAGAGTCTCATCCGGACAACTTTTAGTGTCATTTGGATGAAATTTACTTCGAAAATTCACTCCAATTCATTAGCTAATACATCAAAATTAATCATTTCACTCCACACAACTTTTAGCAACTGAGCATGCACACCAGAATGCTAACTTTTACGTAATAAAATgagataacttcacaaaagggtattaAATTATACGTCATTTTGAGATAAGAGTACTGAACTATCAAACTTCTCAAATTAGTGTATTCAAGTTTTCAAACGTTTCACTTatgggtactccgttaggatttgctgtgaaatcctgccaaaattcctaaaatacctttgtgttaattttttttaaaaaaaaaattatgaaacttttcaaagattcagacatgagtatttttgcaaatttcattaaattctgaccaaaatttaaatcctagcattttttttcccctaaaaaaataaggtcgatttattttgggatttttggcatgatttaacagcaaatcccttaagtgagacgtttggaaacttggatacactagtttgagacgtttgataattcagtacccttatctcaaaatgGCATATAGTTCGATACCCCTTTGTAAAGTTATCCCTAACAAAATCATCCTTATCTCCATCAACAACAACTCTTCCAACAACACAATCTTTTAGCAACCCTAACAAAAACATAACAACACTAAAAATTGCTGATAACAACAATAACTACAggaactaataataaaaaatgaagaaggaaaGGGTTAGAGAGTACACCTTTTGTAGCCCTTAATCTTTCCTTTAGCACCTCCCCACTCTAGAATCTCACTTTCTCACCAAAATACAAGCATTTCCACTCTCATCTCTTGGTTTTCTTAGCCTCTCGAGGTAAGGAAATGAAATAGTGTAACTTTCTCACAACTGGTGGCTTTTAAATAGACAAATCTCGAGTACTGTTTAAACTCGTTTAGACGAGTTATTGGTCTCGTTTGGACGAGATCGAGTCAGAACCAATAAACATGAGTCTTGTCAACCACGTCGCTCGTCCGAAAAGATCATCCCTCCCGTCCAAACGTGATTCACGCAGATTCATTTCTAAATCGTTACAAGctgctgatgagtgccaaatgttgtatatttgaaccccttaatttacattaattaGACCTTttggctttgttatttttctgatgttttggctagttttggtattttgcgtttttgcaggacattaagagaaaaatggcaaatttcaagtgaaaatacatagaAAGTTAGGAAATCCGAAATTGTTGGGATGTCGATCGATTGCATCTCAAGTCAATCGAGCGCATTTTGCTTGatatcgatcgatcgcatctaaaatcgattgatcgattttgTGCTGACCTGGATTCgtagaaaccctagctaactctataaataccattcttttctcatttttttcggGAGAGAGGCCACTTGGAGAGCGCCTTAGGCACCGTTTTTAGtagtttttagggttcttgggtgattttcacctagaacttccatattttgtaagttcctttgatttttaatggattattcttgtttatttatgctttccttaGTCATATATATCTAAACTCttatctagggttgaggatgaagcctcactattgaagagaaactatgttttcatgcttgtttatgctatttgagtttataggcttttgatttctaattgttctacttttattcgatttttgagatgatttttgagcatctcttgtgatttccggatacaaatgatgatttgaggttgtctcatttaattgattgcttgagttttatttatcaaaacgttaaGTATTTATTGTGTTTCGTTCAACgggtacatttgatgatttggtgaaaaaccaggtatccattgtgatttgttttttgaatgggtacaatggatgatttggggaacacctggtatcttttgtgatttgtataaAGAACGGATTAATTGAAtgattcaaataatttttgaagcaaagtagagcatatctaagatttgtatggtgaaaACTTCAAATCGGTATAGATGATCATgaaaatatgttgctatgatttggtgagtgtggattcttgaaccttagaaccctatattttgttttattgagtttctgtttttattttgttaaaaatctataaatttggaactaggttaaataggattagtttgaatataaattaattttcgcaacacaattccttgtgggatcgacctcgcacttgcaaaacgatacattgcaaacgattcgtacacttacaagttaaataaatttgcacaacaactgCCTTATTCGATCAAATTCGCATGTGAGTGAGTCTTGGTCATTGACGAGGTGCTCATCCGAAAGGATCATCCCTTCCGTCCGAACGTGATTCATGCAGACTCATTTCTAAATCGTTACAGGCTGCCTCATTCGAACAAAAGCAATGCTCGCCCAACCAAGGTGTTTTGTCCTAGCATTTTTAAGTCCTAAAGTCAAAATTTTGACTTCCAATTGACCTAAAACCCAATAATTAGGTCATACCTGTAAAAGTTAATGGGCCTAAcccactctcaaaagacgccttagGAAAGGGGGAcacttaacacgccccctcacgtgtgacactgttgtccaaacacgtgtatTGCATCAGAGCGGCAGTAGGAGGGAAGGCTCAATCCTCTCTtcaagacgccttgagagaagAGGGGTGTCTATAGCTTATAAATTCATCAGATCATGTATCTcttgtgggacactttaacacgctcTCTCACTTATGACAACTTTGGACAAACACGTGTTCAAAATCGGGAGGGAAAGGCCCATCATCGTCCaaggaacctgctctgataACATGTAAAAGTTCATTAAGCCTTACTATTCCACAAAAGGCACATTAAGGAAAGATGTTTACTCAAGACTTATAAAGCCTATAATACAAGCATAcattggcaatgtgggactcttaacacgcctCCTCACGTGTgacactattgtccaaacacgtaTACAACGGGAGGGAAGGCCCAACACTGTCTAAGGCCGTgaaactctgataccatgttaaagtCTATAAAGTCTATTAAGCCTTACTCTTACACAGAAGGTACCTAAGGAAAGGAGGACGCTTAACAATACCGTGTTTAGCTTACCCTCATTCGCAACGtggtttcattttattttcttgaaagtttttaaattccaatatttcttattttatttatgaacctataaataaaaaaagggtgTCTTCATCACATACACACACTTTTCCGGTCCCTACCAGTATTATGCTTTTTTggtttcttatttttaattactAACCTAAGCATCTAAGGTGGTTTCAATTCGCTAGCTGGTACCTCCGGCAAGCCTCCACGACCCTTTGCCTTTACCGGAGGCTTCTTCCTCCAAGTATTTGGCGTGGAGTCACTGTATCAACAGTATATAATACATGATTatcaaatattatataaattaatatcgATCTGGCCGGGAGTTCTTTTCTCCCTTGCACGCCAAGAGAAATCATGAACAGATTAACTAGGTATAATAGGCTCACTAGTAGCTTGTTGAACATATAATGGATTGCAAATCATAGAAGTGCCACACACTTTTGTCGACAAACTCATATGATTTACAAGCAACATATATCAGGTCCCTCAAAACCAATTTGTCCTTAAGTACTGCTCTTGCTGACAAGGAAACATTGATATATAGGATGCTACAAAccacaattttcttttagatTGTCAAAGGTATTCAACCCTTAAAATTTACAAAGTGAGAAGAAGTGATTACAGAGACTCGATCGGTCCTACATGAAGTAATGCAAATATATTGTAGCATGTTTGCTAGTAATTGGAAAGAGACTTGGTTTTGTGGGAGATAGCTAGGGGTAGGGAGCATATTCACGTGGCTTGCAGCAACTTCCGGAAGTAAGGGCCAAAAAATCAGTCACAGTGGCCATGCTGTGTGGAAGCGAGTATGCTCTCCATATTGTTCCCTCCCCCAGTACTCCACGCCGTGTGCCTGGTGTGAGCTTGTCCCCTGCAGAGTTAGACATTAAACATCACTCATCTTAAAGGTATTTAGTAGGGTTGGGTGACCATTTGTGTTCGCGTGTCAACATACAATTTAGCTAATCGTGTCGAGTTCAGGTTGACCCTAACGGGTTGTCGGGTCAACCCAAATTCGACGCACCAACCCGTTTTGACAGCGGTCAATGTCAACCTTAaccaactcatttaattaaacgagttagatctataaactctaacccgcTAATTTTATGTTGGGCTTGTGTAGGGTCAGGTTGTACCGATGCATGTgaataagactatatatatcaattataacccgatctatttaattaaacaggtcaaactCTTCATCTCTAACCTAATAATTTCATGTTGCATTCATATTAAATTCGTAGATCAgataaaaaaattgtcaaacttAGTATTTAGGTTGTCAAAGTAGCCTATATATAGATGCTCCAGTTGAAAGCCTCTTGACTGTTTGATCTTATACTGCATTTCCCGACTGCAATTCAggatgcgtttgagattgcgatatcgtagacaaaaagtgcaattttaagccaaatcgcagaaaataaatcgtttgggaattgcatttttacaaaattacaatttgaaaacgcataaaatctgctttttcaaatcgcaatcgATGTGtttttttgagaaagaaaaattttagAGGCTAAcatacgattttaaaggtccaACTGCGATTTTGCAAAATACTTaattgcatattttaaaatcgctatttttaaatgatactttttgaaatcgcaaacccataCAGACCAATATATTATGAAAATTCCACGTTGGTTGGATATAGTCTTGGTTGCTTTATGTACTTTTTGAGTCGTTTCCACCTACTAGtacgtttttttattttttatttatcagaaccaggttttttttttttttttttttttaatgtttttcttgaaaCAAATTAAGCTCGTCAACCTTATTTCAACTATTAGTaattagaaattactagttttCAGTAATTGTTTGATGAAGTACCTTTGCTTTTGCAGTTTCATATGTACAGGAGACCAGGTCATAAGAAGAACATGCAGCTGCAAGCTCCGTGGAAAGAAACTGAATTTCAgggggaaaaaaagagaaaaaaagaacctTTTAATTGCTAGTCTTTAGATTTTAAGATAACACAATTACACCTCGCTTTCTTTCTATCCAGCTTACCTCAACCTGATTCTTGAGTGAATGCACATAGTTGATAATTTCATCCAACATCACCGCCATTCCCATTGCCTGTGAATTTCCAGGCCATGTTATAGAACGTATATACACAgcatacaaaaaacaaaaagaattctACCTTGTGGCATCCAGGAACAAGGTCTTGCAAGCATCTCAACTTGTAATTGATTTTCTGCCTTCTCACCTGATCCCAATAACAATGGATAATAATCAATATGTATTGATTTTGCATACATTAATTCGACTAATAACATGCAAATATATGTACCCTTTCTGCTAAACTGTGACTATCAGTAGCTTGGCCTCTTTTTGCTCTAACATGAATGACTTCCTCTTGTTTGTCCTGTTCTTTCTCATTGctccttttctttcctttctctaAGCTCTGCAAATATCAAACCATAAATTATAAACTCATGAACTATTCCATAGAATGACAAAGTGTTCAAAGTTTATTAGAAAGGGCagtaaatcatataaaaaaaaaatgaaacgcACATTCTTTTTAGCAGAATTACTATTGTCTTTCAACTCTCTAGAAGCTGTTGAAGGAATGCTCTCTGAGCTGCTTGTTGATAGTTCCATTACTTTTCTCTTCTTGCTCTCGTGGAAAACATGTCTTGTTGAAGTGATGGTATGGACAGTTGGCAATTCATTTAAGCAGTTGGAATATGAAGTACCTGGAAGATCATGAGCCAATAAGCCTGCAGCATGATTTTCAGATTGTTGGTAGCCCAAGAAATTATCCACTGTGGAATCTGTAAAATTGAAGTTCCCCATCATGCTTGCATTTGGCTGAATGAACTGGTTTATCATTTCTGAGAAAGGTATGGAGGGTTTAAAACATTGCAAATCTTTTTCAAACTCAGCCATGGCTGCTCAAGCTTTAGAATTCTGAGAGACCTGATCAATGGTGTTTAGATTATAGAGGATTCCAGTGTGCATTTTATAGATAAACGTTTTTGTGCCAAAATGTCTAATTTGGGTCTGGCTTATTACCATGTGGGTATCAGTGTAATTAAGTTTTCCTTTACACTTAAggaagtaagagagagagaaaaaaagcaCATGGGAGCTCAAGTGGCAGCTTCATTTTCTGAGGTTGATATCCTCTGGTAGGGTCCCTGCAAGGGATATACATGCATCCTTCCAGTAATGAGAGCCAATATACATTTTTGGAGTTAGTTTGATATGTGTGAATATATGATAAAGTGGTTTTTCTTAATCTAACATCTTtaattcctctctttttttttttccccaacttttttccaaaagaaaacgATAAAGTTTGGAAAAGTAAGGAGGAAGATAAGAGAACAGCCATGGCTATTCTTAGggtccttttttatttttattattattattatttcatctttcttttctttttttctttttctggtctGGCTAGGGTGTTTTGGACTGATTTTGATCAGTGAACACTAACGAATTGCTATTCATAAgtttgaaggaaaagaaaaattcaagttGTTTGTAGGAG
Protein-coding regions in this window:
- the LOC133861616 gene encoding transcription factor BEE 3-like; the encoded protein is MAEFEKDLQCFKPSIPFSEMINQFIQPNASMMGNFNFTDSTVDNFLGYQQSENHAAGLLAHDLPGTSYSNCLNELPTVHTITSTRHVFHESKKRKVMELSTSSSESIPSTASRELKDNSNSAKKNSLEKGKKRSNEKEQDKQEEVIHVRAKRGQATDSHSLAERVRRQKINYKLRCLQDLVPGCHKAMGMAVMLDEIINYVHSLKNQVEFLSTELAAACSSYDLVSCTYETAKAKGTSSHQAHGVEYWGREQYGEHTRFHTAWPL